The Burkholderia sp. NRF60-BP8 genomic sequence CGCGCTCGGCTCGCCGCTCGTCAACGAGCTGCGCGAGCTCGAGGCGCGGCTCGAAGCGCTGAAGAACGACACCGAAGACCGCCGCGCGGAAATCGCGACGCTCGAAGCCGAGATCCATCACCTGAAAGGGCGCATCTGGCGGATTCCGTTCATCGATCCGTTCGACCTGCGCTACATCAACCGCGTGAAGCAGCCGCAACCGTCGAGCCAGGCCGTGATGTTCTGCCTGATGGACGTGTCGGGCTCGATGGACGAGCAGCGCAAGGATCTCGCGAAGCGCTTCTTCATCCTGCTTTACCTGTTCCTCAAGCGCAACTACGAGCGCATCGAAGTGGTGTTCATCCGTCACCATACGCGCGCCGAGGAAGTCGACGAAGATACCTTCTTCCATTCGACCGAAAGCGGCGGCACGGTGGTGTCGAGCGCGCTCGAACTGATGCGCAAGGTGATGAACGAGCGCTACTCGCCGACCGAGTGGAACATCTACGGCGCGCAAGCGTCCGACGGCGACAACTGGACTGACGATTCGCCGAAGTGTCGCAAAATCCTGGAAGAGGATATTCTCACCAAGACGCGTTACTTCGCGTATATCCAGGTCGCGCCGGAAGAGCAGAATCTGTGGCTGGAATACGCGCAACTGGCCCTGTCGCAACCGCATCTCGCGATGAAAAAAGTGGAATCGGCTGCGGACATTTACCCGGTGTTTCGCGAATTGTTCGAAAAGCAGGTGGAAATGTCATGACGACCCGCCATCTGCACAACGAGTCGCGCGGCTACGAGCCGCGCTCTTCCGGCGACGACACGGCCGGCCCTGCCGCACCGCAGCAACGCGTGCAGGCCGAACCGCCGCCGCCGGCCGCCGACTTGCCCGGTTCCGGGCAAAAGGAAGCGCGTATGAACGTTGCCGAACGCAAGCCACTGCCGTGCCCGTCCGACTGGACGTTCGAATTGCTCGAGGAATACGACACGCACATCTCGCAGGTCGCCGAACAATACGAGCTCGACATCTACCCGATCCAGCTCGAGCTGATCAGCGCCGAGCAGATGATGGATGCGTACGCGTCGGTCGGGATGCCCGTCAACTACCGCCACTGGTCGTTCGGCAAGCACTTCCTCGCGACCGAAAAAAGCTACCGCCGCGGCCAGATGGGCCTGGCCTACGAAATCGTCATCAATTCGAACCCGTGCATCGCGTATCTGATGGAAGAGAACACGATGACGATGCAGGCGCTCGTCATCGCGCACGCGGCGTACGGGCACAACTCGTTCTTCAAGGGCAACTACCTGTTCCGGCTGTGGACCGACGCGCACGCGATCATCGACTATCTCGTGTACGCGAAGAACTACGTCGCGGAATGCGAGGAGCGCTACGGCCTCGATCGCGTCGAGGAACTGCTCGACTCGTGCCATGCGCTGATGAACTACGGCGTCGACCGTTACAAGCGGCCGCAGAAACCGTCGCTGTCGAAGGAAGCGGCCCTGCGGCGCGAGCGTGAGGCGTACCTGCAGTCGCAGGTCAACGAACTGTGGCGCACGCTGCCGGGCAAGAAGCCCGAACTGACGGAGGAGCAGGAAGACCGCTATCCGCCCGAGCCGCAGGAGAACCTGCTGTATTTCGCGGAGAAGAACGCGCCGCTGCTCGAACCGTGGGAGCGGGAAGTAATCCGCATCGTGCGCAAGATCGGCCAGTATTTCTATCCGCAGCGGCAGACGCAGGTGATGAACGAAGGCTGGGCGACGTTCTGGCACTACACGCTGCTCAATACGCTGTACAACCAGGGGAAGCTGGAAGACGGCTTCATGATGGAGTTCCTGCATTCGCACAGCAACGTGGTCTACCAGCCGCCCGTCACGAAGCCGTACTACAGCGGGATCAACCCGTATGCGCTCGGTTTCTCGATGATGAGCGACATCCGAAGGATCTGCGAAGCGCCGACGGAAGAGGACTACAAGTGGTTTCCGGAGATCGCGGGCACGCCGTGGCTGCCGGCGATGCACTATGCGATGCGCAACTTCAAGGACGAGAGCTTCATCGCGCAGTACCTGTCGCCGAACCTGATTCGCGAGATGCGGCTCTTCTCGGTGCTCGACGACGACATGCGCGATTCGCTCGAGGTATCGGCGATCCACGACGATTCCGGCTATCAGTACGTGCGGCAGGCGTTGTCGCGGCAGTACGACATCCATCATCGCGAGCCGAACATCCAGGTATGGGCCGTCAACACGCGCGGCGACCGTAGCCTCACGCTGCGTCACTTCATGACCGACAACCGTCACCTGTCGAACGACAGCGAGGAGGTGCTCAAGCACATGGCGCGGCTCTGGCAGTTCGACGTGTATCTGGAAAGCGTCGACGAGGCCGGCACCGTGCGCAAGCGCTACGAATGCCGCTACGTGCCGCCGGAAGTGCGCGTGTGATCGTCGCCAAGCGAAAATGTTTGCATCGGACGCCAGCCTGAGGGCTGGCGTTTTCATATGACGAACGCGCGGCCGGAGAAAAATTTTCTACATCCGGACGAACCCGGAGCGCTTGTTACTTTACATTTCGCTAAAATCCCGTAGCGCCGTGCGCCGGAACCGGTGCCACGCGCGACCGCACGCGGCGGCCCAGCCGTCTCGCCCAGAAAGCACTAAAAGGAACAGACCAACCCATGGACGTCCAGACCGACCAAGCTGCGCTGTCCGCGCATGACACCCGGCGGCGCGTGTTCGCCATCGTCGGCGCCTCGTCGGGCAACCTCGTCGAGTGGTTCGACTTCTATATCTACTCGTTCTGCGCGCTGTACTTCGCGCCGGCATTCTTCCCGAGCGGCAACACGACGACCCAGCTGCTGAACACGGCGGGCGTGTTCGCGGCCGGCTTCCTGATGCGTCCGATCGGCGGTTGGCTGTTCGGCCGCATCGCCGACCGTCACGGCCGTCGCACGGCGATGATGATCTCGGTGCTGATGATGTGCGGCGGCTCGCTCGTGATCGCGGTGCTGCCGACCTATGCGCAGATCGGCGCGCTCGCGCCGGCACTGCTGCTGGTCGCGCGCCTGTTCCAGGGGCTCTCCGTCGGCGGCGAATACGGCACCAGCGCGACCTACATGAGTGAAGTCGCGCTGAAGGGCCGTCGCGGCTTCTTCGCGTCGTTCCAGTACGTGACGCTGATCGGCGGCCAGCTGTGCGCGCTGCTGGTGCTCGTGATCCTGCAGCAGACGCTGTCGGCCGGCGAGCTGAAAGCATGGGGCTGGCGCATTCCGTTCGTGGTCGGCGCGGCGGCCGCGCTGATCTCGCTGTACCTGCGAAAGTCGCTCGACGAGACGTCGACGAGCGCATCGCGCGACAAGAAGGACGCCGGCACGATCCGCGGCGTGTGGCAACACAAGGGGGCGTTCTTCACGGTGGTCGGCTTCACGGCCGGCGGCTCGCTGATCTTCTACACGTTCACGACGTACATGCAGAAGTACCTGGTCAACACCGCCGGCATGCACGCGAAGACGGCCAGCAACGTGATGACCGTCGCGCTGCTCGTCTACATGCTGATGCAGCCGGTGTTCGGCGCGCTGTCGGACAAGATCGGCCGCCGCACGTCGATGATCCTGTTCGGTGCGTTCGCGGTGATCGGCACGGTGCCGCTGATGCATGCGCTGAAGGACGTGACGAGCCCCGTGGCCGCGTTCGTGCTGATCACGGTCGCGCTGGCGATCGTCAGCTTCTACACGTCGATCAGCGGCCTCATCAAGGCCGAGATGTTCCCGCCGGAAGTGCGCGCGATGGGGGTGGGCCTGTCGTATGCGGTCGCGAACGCGATCTTCGGCGGCTCGGCCGAGTACGTCGCGCTGTGGTTCAAGTCGATCGGCAGCGAGGAAACCTTCTACTGGTACGTGACCGTGCTGTGCGCGATCTCGCTGATCGTGTCGTGGCGCATGCGCGATCCGAGCAAGGAAGGGTATCTGCGCCACGAGCCGTGATCGGATGCGCGTCGCGCGGACTTGCACGATGACGAACGTCCGGTCGGTTAGCGGTTTTTTTTGCGGCGTGTGATGACACGTGCGGCGAAATCCGCTGTTCGACCCGGCACGTGCCGGCACGAGCGTGCCGCGTCATATCGATATGGAAATCGATTCGTTGTCCACGGCGCGCGATTTCCTTAATCTGACTGCGTAGTTCGTGTGACACCTCCTTGACTGGGATTCGCGCCCGCTGCTTGCAGCGGGCGTTTTTTTATGCGGCAGCGCGTGCCTGCAGCCCGCGCGCCTCATCACGAAACCCGCAGAGCAAAGCACCAATTGTTGGTTCGAATTCGCCGCGCGCGCTGATACGTTAGCGGCTTCGCGACGACACACTTCGTCGCGATGTTCTTCGAACCGTGCCGCCGCGCGATCCGCGGCGGCCTCCATAACAAATCAGGTCGTGCTCATGAAAATCAACACGCTCGCTACGTGGCTCATCGGGGTCGCGCTCGTTACCGCAGGCACCGTCGCGCATGCGGACCGTCTCGACGACATCAGGAAGGCCGGCGTGCTGCGCGTCGCGACGTTCGACAGCAATCCGCCGTTCGGCTATGTCGACGCGAAAAGCAACCGCATCGTCGGTCTCGACGTCGATTACGCGAAGGCGCTGGCCGACAAGCTCGGCGTGAAGCTGCAGCTGCAACCGACCAACCCCGCGAATCGCATCCCGTTCCTGACGTCCGGCAAGGTCGATCTCGTGCTCGCGAATTTCACGATCACCGACGAGCGCGCGAAGCAGGTCGACTTCAGCATTCCGTATTTCTCGTCGGGCCAGCAGTTTCTCGCGAAGAAGGGCGTGCTGAAATCGGCCGACCAGTTGAACGGCCTGCGCGTCGGCGCGGACAAGGGCACGACCAACGAGATCACGCTGCGCGAGAAATTCCCGAAGGCGACGATCGTCGCGTACGACGACACGCCGTTCGCGTTCGCCGCGCTGCGCGCCGGCAACGTGCAGGCCATCACGCAGGACGGCCCGAAACTGATCGGCCTGCTCGCGAACGTGCCCGACAAGCAGAACTACGAGATCCCGGCGTTCACGATCTCGAACGACTACATGGGCGTCGGCGTGCCGAAAGGCGAGACGCGCCTGCTCGGCTTCGTCAACGACACGCTGAAGGGGCTCGAGGCGAGCGGTCGCGCCACGCAGATCTACGACGCATGGTTCGGGCCGACCACGAAAACGCCGCTCACGCGCATTTTCCGTATCGGCGACAAGACCTGAGCGGTCTCGCACGTGCGCCGCGACCGGCCTGAACATCGGCCGTGCGGCGCTTTTTGTTTTCATCCGAACGTGCGCTTCGTGCGCGCGCCACAGCATGCTCGGGTTGGCTCCCAAATATCTGTCCTGGCTCTGGCAGGGCTTCCTGCTGACACTCGGCCTCGCGGCCGCGTCGGCGGTCGCCGCGACCGTCGGCGGGCTACTGCTCGCCGTGATGCGGCATGCGCGCGGCAGGGCGCCGCGCGCGGTCGCCGCCACCTACGTCGTCGCGTTCCGCAACACGCCGCTGCTCGTGCAGTTGCTGTTCTGGTATTTCGGCGTCGCGTCGTTGCTGCCCGATACGTGGATCGCGTGGCTCAACGCGCGCCATGCGGCGAGCGTGGGCCCGTTCACGCTCGCGTGGCCGTCGTTCGAATTCGTCGCGGGCTGGGTCGGCTTGAGCGCCTATACCGCGGCATTCGTCGCCGAGGAATGCGAGGCCGGCCTGCGCGGCGTGCGACGTGCGCAACACGATGCGGCGGCCGCGCTCGGCCTCACGCCGATGCAGTCGCTGCGCTACGTGGTGCTGCCGCAGGCCGTGCGCATCGCGCTGCCGCCGCTGTTCGGCCAATACATGAATCTCGTGAAGAACTCGTCGCTCGCGATGGCGATCGGCGTCGCCGAGCTGTCGTATGCGTCGCGCCAGGTCGAGACCGAAACGTTCAAGACGTTCGCCGCGTTCGGCGTCGCGACGTTGCTGTACGTCGCGGCGGTGGCCGCGATCGAGGCCGGTGCGTATGCGGCCACGCAATGGCGCGACCGGCTCGGAGCGGGGCGCTGACGATGGATCTTTCGCTGCTCGTCTCCAATTTGCCGTACCTGCTCGTCGGCGCGTTCCCGGACGGTCCGCTCGGCGGCGCCGCGCTGTCGCTGGTGCTGGCGCTCGCGTCCGCGATCGCGTCGGCCGGGCTCGGCGTGGCGCTCGGCGTCGCGATGGCGCTCGCACGCGGTCCGGCGCGCGTGCTGCTGCTCGCATTCATCGGCTTCTTTCGCGCGATTCCGGTGCTGATGCTGATCTTCTGGACGTATTTCCTGATGCCCGTGCTGCTGCACATGGACGTGCCGGGGCTCGCGACGGTCGTGTGCGCGCTGGCGCTGGTCGGCGGCGCGTATCTCGCGCATGCGGTGCATGCGGGGATCGTCGCGGCGGGCGACGGGCAATGGCAGGCCGGGCTGTCGCTCGGCCTCACGCGTTGGCAGACGGTGCGCTACGTGCTGCTGCCGCAGGCGATCCGGATCATGACGCCTTCGTTCGTCAACCAGTGGGTCGCGCTCGTGAAGGACACGTCGCTCGCGTATATCGTCGGCGTGCCGGAAC encodes the following:
- a CDS encoding MFS family transporter, encoding MDVQTDQAALSAHDTRRRVFAIVGASSGNLVEWFDFYIYSFCALYFAPAFFPSGNTTTQLLNTAGVFAAGFLMRPIGGWLFGRIADRHGRRTAMMISVLMMCGGSLVIAVLPTYAQIGALAPALLLVARLFQGLSVGGEYGTSATYMSEVALKGRRGFFASFQYVTLIGGQLCALLVLVILQQTLSAGELKAWGWRIPFVVGAAAALISLYLRKSLDETSTSASRDKKDAGTIRGVWQHKGAFFTVVGFTAGGSLIFYTFTTYMQKYLVNTAGMHAKTASNVMTVALLVYMLMQPVFGALSDKIGRRTSMILFGAFAVIGTVPLMHALKDVTSPVAAFVLITVALAIVSFYTSISGLIKAEMFPPEVRAMGVGLSYAVANAIFGGSAEYVALWFKSIGSEETFYWYVTVLCAISLIVSWRMRDPSKEGYLRHEP
- a CDS encoding ABC transporter substrate-binding protein — protein: MKINTLATWLIGVALVTAGTVAHADRLDDIRKAGVLRVATFDSNPPFGYVDAKSNRIVGLDVDYAKALADKLGVKLQLQPTNPANRIPFLTSGKVDLVLANFTITDERAKQVDFSIPYFSSGQQFLAKKGVLKSADQLNGLRVGADKGTTNEITLREKFPKATIVAYDDTPFAFAALRAGNVQAITQDGPKLIGLLANVPDKQNYEIPAFTISNDYMGVGVPKGETRLLGFVNDTLKGLEASGRATQIYDAWFGPTTKTPLTRIFRIGDKT
- a CDS encoding YeaH/YhbH family protein, producing MLHQIIDRRLAGKNKSIANRERFLRRVKNYIRRAVSDAVRDRSIKDIQSTQSITIPRKDIAEPNFRHAPGGRREYVHPGNEDYVRGDKIPRPQGGSGGGGSQASNEGEGQDDFVFELSRDEFMQYFFDDLELPRLVKTHLLTVPSWKNVRAGWSAEGTPNNIDVVRSLRSALGRRIALGSPLVNELRELEARLEALKNDTEDRRAEIATLEAEIHHLKGRIWRIPFIDPFDLRYINRVKQPQPSSQAVMFCLMDVSGSMDEQRKDLAKRFFILLYLFLKRNYERIEVVFIRHHTRAEEVDEDTFFHSTESGGTVVSSALELMRKVMNERYSPTEWNIYGAQASDGDNWTDDSPKCRKILEEDILTKTRYFAYIQVAPEEQNLWLEYAQLALSQPHLAMKKVESAADIYPVFRELFEKQVEMS
- a CDS encoding amino acid ABC transporter permease; translation: MLGLAPKYLSWLWQGFLLTLGLAAASAVAATVGGLLLAVMRHARGRAPRAVAATYVVAFRNTPLLVQLLFWYFGVASLLPDTWIAWLNARHAASVGPFTLAWPSFEFVAGWVGLSAYTAAFVAEECEAGLRGVRRAQHDAAAALGLTPMQSLRYVVLPQAVRIALPPLFGQYMNLVKNSSLAMAIGVAELSYASRQVETETFKTFAAFGVATLLYVAAVAAIEAGAYAATQWRDRLGAGR
- a CDS encoding SpoVR family protein → MTTRHLHNESRGYEPRSSGDDTAGPAAPQQRVQAEPPPPAADLPGSGQKEARMNVAERKPLPCPSDWTFELLEEYDTHISQVAEQYELDIYPIQLELISAEQMMDAYASVGMPVNYRHWSFGKHFLATEKSYRRGQMGLAYEIVINSNPCIAYLMEENTMTMQALVIAHAAYGHNSFFKGNYLFRLWTDAHAIIDYLVYAKNYVAECEERYGLDRVEELLDSCHALMNYGVDRYKRPQKPSLSKEAALRREREAYLQSQVNELWRTLPGKKPELTEEQEDRYPPEPQENLLYFAEKNAPLLEPWEREVIRIVRKIGQYFYPQRQTQVMNEGWATFWHYTLLNTLYNQGKLEDGFMMEFLHSHSNVVYQPPVTKPYYSGINPYALGFSMMSDIRRICEAPTEEDYKWFPEIAGTPWLPAMHYAMRNFKDESFIAQYLSPNLIREMRLFSVLDDDMRDSLEVSAIHDDSGYQYVRQALSRQYDIHHREPNIQVWAVNTRGDRSLTLRHFMTDNRHLSNDSEEVLKHMARLWQFDVYLESVDEAGTVRKRYECRYVPPEVRV
- a CDS encoding amino acid ABC transporter permease, producing MDLSLLVSNLPYLLVGAFPDGPLGGAALSLVLALASAIASAGLGVALGVAMALARGPARVLLLAFIGFFRAIPVLMLIFWTYFLMPVLLHMDVPGLATVVCALALVGGAYLAHAVHAGIVAAGDGQWQAGLSLGLTRWQTVRYVLLPQAIRIMTPSFVNQWVALVKDTSLAYIVGVPELSFVATQVNNRLMVYPAPIFLFVAAIYLVLCTSLDGAARWLLSRRPRAQRIAQAAERTEPAR